The following nucleotide sequence is from Streptomyces sp. NBC_00237.
AGTTCCACCGGCACTCCTCGCAGTACGGCGCCATCGGCTCGCGCGGCGTGCGGCACTGCGGGCAGAGTTCCGCCTGGGCGGTGGCGTCGGGCCCGTACCCCTGATCGGGCTGCGGGTATCCGTAGGCGGGCGGCGGAGGCGGCGGTGCGACGCCGGCCATGCGATGGCCGCAGACCTCGCACCAGTCGTCGGAACCCGACTGGTGTCCGTTCGGGCAGGTCGGCATGTCGGCGCTTCCCCCTCTCCTCGTCCGGCCCGCAGGCCGTACACAGCTTTTCGGTGTCCCTCGGTCAAGAGACAGTCCGTGATCGAAAACGGTTGTACTGGTTCTTACTTCTTCACTCGGACGGTCTTCGTGGAACGCGTTTCGAGAGTCATCTCGTCCGCTTCCGCGACCTTCGCCTTCAGCCGCACAGTACCCGTCGCCTCGTCGACGACGTCCACCACCTTCGCAAGCAGTTTCGCAGTATCCGCGTTCCCCGACGCGGCCGCGAGCTGTACGGCCCGTCCCAGTTTGGACGTCGCGCCGTCGAAATCGCCCGACTTCCGCAGATCCAGACCCTGTTGGATTGCTTGTGCAAGTTCCGCCTGGCCCGTGTAGTGGGCGACCTGCGGATTGATGGACGTGGAGGCCACCATGTCGTCCGTCCACACCGCCCGCACCAGCCCCTGCGACAGCGTCTGCGGGGTGCCGCCCGCCGCGTCCGGGAGGATCAGCGAGACCCGCGCGGCCAGCATTTCCTGGCCCACACCGGCCTCCGGCACCGTCACGCACACGTGGTAGTCACGCGACTCGTCGCCCCAGGAACCCGTCGGGTAATCGCCCGCGCGGGGCCCCGCCTCGGTCCGCCGGGAGGTCAGCTCCTCGACCGTCGGAGCCACCTGCTTGACGAATTTGATCTCCACACCGACCGGCGTCCACAGCCGCAGATTCACATCCGCGACCTCCTTGCCCATCGCGTTCTCCATCATCTGCGTGAAGTCCGCGGCGAGCCCCGCCGGGTCCGCGACGATGTCCGCCGTACCGAGGAGCGCGGAGGCGATGCCCGTGACCTCCTTCACCTCCCAGTCCGTGCCCACCCCGCGGGCGTCGCAGGTGAAACGGCCCGCGACGGCCTCCAGGGTGGCGGCCAGGTCCTTCGGCGCCTCGTGCTCGTTGCGGCCGTCGGTCAGCAGGATGCCGTGCCGGATCGGCGCCTCGGAGGTGGCCAGGAGCCGGTCGGCCATCCGCAGCCAGGTGCCGATCGCCGTGCCGCCGCCCGCCGTGAGCGAACGCAGCGCCGCCGTGGCCTGCCCCCGGGTGGTCGCGTCGGCGACGGCCAGCTTGCCCTGGCCCGGGTAGATCTCCTTGGCCAGATGCGTACCGGCCACCACCGCGAAGGCGGTCCCGTCGCGCAGCGCACCGATCGCCGCCTCGGTGGCGTCACGGGCACCGCGCATCTTCGTCGGCGGATAGTCCATCGACCCCGAGCAGTCCACCATGATCACCACGGCCGCCGTGGGGGCGGCTCCGGGTATGTACGAGGGCGAGGCGGAGACGCCCGCCAGCGGTGCGCCGCCACTCGTGCCGCCGCCGGTCGACGTCACGGTGACGATCGCGTTGACCTCCCGGCCGCCCTCCGGCAGGTACTCGTTCTGGTACACGTCGACGGAGAACTGCGGCGCGTGGGACTTGGAGAAATTGGCCATCGAATCGGCTCCTGGTGAGTCCTGCTGAGTCCTGTGGGGTGGGGGGAACGGACGCCCGTGGGGGAGCGCCCTGGTGCGAAGGGATCGCGAAGGGATCGCGAAGGGATGCGAAGGGACGGACTACGCGTAGGCGGAGCCTGCCCCTTGCGGCAGCATCGGGAACGGCACGACCGCCACTGTTACGTTGTCGTGGCCCCCGCCGTCGAGCGCGTGCCCCACCAGCACCTGCGCGCTGTGCAGCGGACGCTGTGCCGCGTCGACGGGAACGGCCTGCGCCATCTCGTACGCGGACTCCGCGTAGTTCCACAGACCGTCCGTGCAGACGACGACCACTCCCGGCCGGTCCGGCTTGAACGACGCGGTGTGCGGATCGATCTCGTACGCGTCCGCGCCGAGCCACCCCGTGATCGCGTGCGCCCGGTCGTCGGCGTACGCCTCCGCCTCGCCCATCAGGCCCGCGGCGACCATCTGCGCGGCCCACGAGTCGTCCTCGGTGAGCCGGGCGGGCGGTGCGCTGCGGTCGTCCGGCACCCAGTACACCCGGCTGTCGCCGATCCAGCCGACGACCAGCAGGCCGCCCGCGACGATCGAGGAGACCAGCGTGCAGGCCGGTGCGTTCTGGTGGCGGTGCGGGTCGTGCTCCATCGGCTGCGCCTGCTGGGTGGCGAGCACGTTGACCGCCTCGGCGGCCGCCAGGATCGCCTCGTGCAGGGCCTGCTGCGGGTGGGTGCCGCGCGGCAGCGACTCCTGGAGCAGGGCGTTCGCGGCGCTCGCGGCGGCGGCGGACGCCTCGTCGGGGCGGGTCGCGGACGACACCCCGTCGCAGACCACCGCGATCGTGGCCGTCGAACCGTCGGGCAGCACCGCCTCCGAGATCGCGAACGAGTCCTCGTTGCGGTGGTGGCGCAGACCCCGGTCGCTGACGGCCGAGACCGTGCCCAGCTCGAACTCCTGGTGGTCGCGCTCGCGGGGCTGGGCGTGGCCGCAGTTCTCGCAGTAGCCGTCGGTGTCGATGCGCCCGGCCCGGCAGGCCACGCACACCTTCTGCTCGGCGGCCGCCGCGCCGGACGGGGCTCCCGCGCCGGGAGCGGCGAGGGCGTAGTCGTCCACGGAGGGCAGCGGGGGCAGCGGCAGCTCGACGACGGGCATGTCGGCGGTGTCCTCGCCGGTGTCGTCCAGGTCGCGGGCGGCCGCGTGGCGCCCACCGCCGAAGTCGGGTGCGGAGACGTCCTGGGTCGGCGGATGCGCGGACCGCTCGGAGGCGGGCGCGTGCGGCCCCGCCTCCCGGTCCGTACCCGATCCGTTGAGCGGGCGGCCCGGGGCCTGAGCCCGGGGTCCGGGCCCCGTGCCGTGTTCCGCCTCGTGCGTCCCGATGGCCACGGTCGGGCGGTCGGCCGGAGGCTCCGGCACCACCGTCAGGTCGTACCCGCACACCTCACAGAACGAGTCGCCCGTTTCCAGCGGCTCCTCGCAGCCGGGGCAGGCCGACAGCTGGTGCGTCTGCGACATCATCACACCCAAGTCCGGGGGCGGAGGCGGTTGGCCCGCTCCACCAGGTCGATCCTCTCGTCGCCGCGCTGCGCGAGCCGTGCGAGCACCCGGTACGAACGTTCCAGGCCGAAGCGCAGGCCCCGCTCGTCCAACGGGCTGCCGAGCAGCGCGGTCTGCACGGGGCGGGCCCCGTGCCCACCGGAGAGTACCCAGTCCAGAGCCGTGCCCAGCACCTCTGTGGCCAACTGCTCACGGCGTACGGCGTCCAGACCGAAGCCCTGGAGGGACTCCACCTGCGCCGCGGACGCCAGGAGATCGTCGATCAACGGCTCCTGCGCGGCGCGCCGCCGCAGCCTCGCCCGTACGGCCGCCACGCGTGCCGCCGTGTAGTGGATCGACGCCTCGGGCACCGACTCCAGCGTCCGTACGGCACCGGCCCTGTCGCCCGCGGCGAGCTGCACGCGCGCGAGGCCGAACGCGGCGCTCACGTAGCTGGGGTCCGTCGTCCACACCAGGCGGTAGTACTCCGCGGCGTTGTCCAGCTGGCCGAGCACCTCCGCGCACACCGCCAGCGCCAGCTTCGGCGCGGCCTCGCCGGGGAACGCGTCGTAGATCGCGTCGAAGGACAGCGCCGCCGTCTCATGGTCGCCCGCCGTCAGGGAGGCGACGCCCCGGTACCAGACCACCCGCCAGTCGTCCGGGTAGGAGCTCTCCAGGCCCTGCAAGGTCTCCGAGGCGGTGGGCAGTTCACCCATCTCCAGCCGGGCCCGCAGCTCGCGCAGCCGCCGCTCCACCGAGTCGCCCGGCGCCTGCTGGAGTGCCGTGATCAGCTCGGCCGGGGCCGAGGCCATCAGGCCCGCCAGGAACCCGGCGTTCGGGTCGTTCGGGTCGACGCGGGGAACCGGCAGGGCGAGCGCGGTGGTGGGTGCGTGGAGCGGCAGCAGGTACGCGGTCGCGTTCTCCGGCGCGACGGAGGGGGCCGTTCCGGGGGCGGCCGGGGGTGCGCCGGGAGGGGTGGGCGGGGCGCCGGGTGCCGCAGGAGGCATCGGGAGGGAGCCCTGTGTGGGGGCGTGGGCGACGGCGGCGGAGTGCTGCTGGCCGGGGGTGAGCCGGCCCGGCCCCTGGGCCAGGATCTGCGGCTGACCCGGCCCCTGGGACTGGGCCGGGATCCGGGCCTGCGCCTGCGCCTGTGCCTGCGCCTGTGCCTTCGTGCTCTGCTTCGTCCGGCGCGGCGCGGGCAGCGACCGTACGCCCAACTGCGAAACGGAACCCGTCAGTTCCGCGAACAGGCCGGTGTCCGTGACCCGCAGCTCCGGGCCGAACAGCGTCGACAGCGAGGGCCTGGGCTTCCCCGTCTGGAGCGCCACGACCTCCCGCAGGACCCCCGTCAGCTGGTCCGCCATCTCCGAGGCGGAGGCGAACCGGCGGGCCGGGTCGGGGTCCGTCGCCCGTACGAGAAGCCGGTAGAAGGACTCGTACTGATGGAAGACCGGAATGTTGTCCGGCTCCGGGAGGGAGTCCACGAAGACGTTCGTGTAGCCCTGGAAGTCGAAGGTGAGGACGGCGAGCGTGCGGGCCACCGTGTACAGGTCGGAGGCGACCGAGGGGCCGAGCTCGGCGACCTCCGGAGCCTGGTAGCCGACCGTGCCGTAGATCGCCGACTCGTCGTCGTCCATGCGGCGCACCGCACCCATGTCGATCAGCTTCAGCTGGTCCTGCTGCTGGATCGCGTTGTCGACCTTGAAGTCGCAGTAGAGCAGATTGCGGCTGTGCAGGTGGCCGAGGGCTTCGAGCGCCTCGATGCCGTACGCGCACGCCTGCTCGACCGGCAGCGGGTCGCGCTTGCCACCGGTGTCGCGGCGCTCGTTGGCGATCTCCTTGAGCGACTTGCCGCCCACGTACTCCATGACGATGTAGCCGTCGAGGGAGCCGGTGCGGGTGTCCAGGTGCTCGACGAAGTTGTAGATCCGCACAATGTTGGAGTGCTCGATCTCGGCGAGGAAGCGGCGCTCGGAGATCGCGGCGGCCATCGCGTCCTGGTCACCCGTGTCCAGGAGGCCCTTGAGGACCACCCAGCGGTCGGAGACCGCCTTGTCGACGGCGAGGTAGACCCAGCCGAGACCGCCGTGCGCCAGACAGCCCACGACCTCGTACTGGCCGTGCACCACGTCGCCCGTGCTCAGCTTCGGGACGAAGGAGTACGGATTGCCGCACTTGGTGCAGAAACCCTCGGTGCGCCCGGTCTTGGTGCCGCGCGAACGGCCCACCGGCGCCCCGCACTCGGAACGCGAGCAGAACCGTTTGCGCTCGGGCACCTCCGGGTTCTCCATGATCGCCGTACGGGGGTCGGGGCGCGGCACCTCGGGCACGGTGACCAGACCCGCGCCCAGCCGGTTGCGGCCGGAGGCGGCCGTCGACTTGCCGGAGGAGCGCACCGACACCGAGCGGGACGTCGTCGACCCGGACAGGGCGCGCGACAGGCGGCCGGATACGGAGCGCCGCGACGTCGCCGAGCGGGAGGAGCGGGACGCCTGCGAGGAGGCCCGGGAACTGCTGCGCACGGAACTGCTGTTGGAGCCCCGCGCGGAGCCCCGCGAGGAGTTCTTGCCGCCGCCGGTGATGCCCGTGGCGGTCGCGGCGATCATCCCGTTCGGCGACACCACGGGGGCGAGCCCGCAGGTGTCGCAGTAGAGCTCGCCGCCGCCCATGTCCTCGTAGTTGCCCCCGCAACCGGGGCGCTGGCAGGTCGTACTCATCAATTACCCCCGTTGGTGCGGTCGTTGGGCTCGTAGGTGGGTGCCGGGGGGTACCCGGCGGGCGGCCGTGGGGCTTCCGAAGGGCGTGGCGCGAGGACTTCCCTGGCCGTTTCCTGGTAGCGCAGCACCGCCTGCTCGGCGACGCGGAGGTCGCACGGGGCGCTCCACAGCATCCGGCGGGCCGCGTCGTAGCGCTCGATGAGCTGCCGGTCCTCCGCCATGCCGTGCCGGGCCACCTTCGCCCGGTACGCGTCCAGCCTGCCGCGCAGCTCGGCGCGGACGGCCAGCGGGGCGGTGACCGCCGTCAATGACTCCCGGGCGCGCATCAGTTCGCTCTCCGCGTCCCGCTCCAGCGAGTCCAGCAACGGCGAGAGGCGGTGCCACTGGGCGCGCCTGCGGTACTCGGCGGCCGCCGCGAGAAGCTCCTGGAGGGCGGTCGGCGGGCCGCTCACCGCGGGCACCTCGGACGCGGCGATCTTCGCGAGCACCTCGCCCCGCGCGGAACGGGCCTCGCTCAGGGTGCGGTCCGCGCGCGAGAGCACGTCCCGCAGCCGTACGAGCCGCTGCTCGGCGTCCTGCCGCACGGTCAGCACCGCGTCGACCTCCCGCCGCACCTCCTCCAGGGCGCGCGCCGCACGGTCGTAGCGGTCGGTGTCCGGGCGGCCTCCGCCGGGAGCCGAACTCCCGGGCGCGGGCCGCCAGAAGGCCAGCGGGTCGGACACCACCTGGGCGCGCAGCGTCGCGAGCTCCTGCGTGATCGACTCCAGGTCGTCGCCCGCCGGGTGCTCGCCGGGCCGTACGCCCACCGAGTGCGCCAGAGAACGCGTGCGGTGCAGCTCCGCCGCCAGGAGGTCTATCCGGGCGGGCAGCGCCGACCACACCGCGTCGGCCGCCACGACCATGTCGAGGGACGACGCGTACAGCTCGTTCATCCGGCTCACCAGGGCGGCGAGCGAGAACTGCTCGGACAGCTTCGCCGGGCCCGTGATCGACGCCGGAGCGCCGTGCGCGTGCGCACCGCCGGACACGGTGACGCCCTTGCCCGTCAGGACGTCGGTCAGCTCGGCGAGATCCTCCCGGCTCGGCCAGCGCCGCCGGGCCCGCACCTCGCGCGCACCCTCCAAGGCGGCCGTGTACGTGTCGAAGTACGTCCACAGCAGGGTGATCGACTGCTCGGCGGACGCCCACCGGTCCTTGGTGACCCCGGTCAGCTCCGCACCCTCCAGCAGGCGGCGGCCCGCATGGTCCTGGAGGGCGAGCAGCGACGTCTCGATCGCCTCGTGCTCGGCGCCGAGCCGCGCCAGCGCGCGGTCCGCCTGGTCCCGGTCGAGCACCGGGCCCTGGGCACTGCCCGCCGAGCCGGGGGACGATCCCGCGACGCCCATCGATCACCTCTCCTGCTTCTTGTCCGGACTTCTCGTACGGATGTCTCGTATGCGGATGTCCCGTGTGCGGGTGCCTCGTGAGCGGGCCGTCTCTTTGTGTGTGGGCCGTCTCTTTGTGTGCGGGAGCGTCTAGTCGAGGAACTTCGGAGCCGGTGGTCCTGTGAGCCCCTTGAGGTCCTTCGACAGCCACTCGTCGTACGACTTCTGCCACGGCCCCTTGCCGTACGCCGCCAGCACCTTGTTGATCCGGCGCACCAGGTCGGAGGCGCTCTTGTTCGTCGCGACGGCGTAGTACTCGGTGGTGAAGGGCTCCGTGCCCTTCAGCTCGATCGCCGGGTCCTGCGCCGCCTGGCTCGCGGCCAGCGCGTTGTCCGTGACGATCGCGTCCACTTGGCCGAGCTGGAGCCGCACCAGGCAGTCCAGTTGGTTGGGGACGAGGAGTTCGGGGGTGTTGAAGATCGCGCCGTGCGACTTCTCCGTCATCGCGTCGAGCGCCGTGGAGCCCCTCGCCATGCAGACCTTCTTGCCCTGGAGCGAGTCGTCGTACCCCGTGATCTTGGACTCCTTCGGGGCCAGCACCTGCTGTCCCGCCTGGAAGTAGGCGTGGGAGAACGCCACCTTCTTGATGCGGTCGCAGTTGACCGTCATCGTGCGGACCACGATGTCGACCTTGCCGGACTCCAGCATCGGGATGCGCTGACTGGTCGGTATCGCCCGGTAGATGACCTTGTCCTCGCTGCCCAGCAGCTCCTTCGCGATGGCCTTGACGATGTCGATGTCGAAGCCTTCGAGATTGCCGGAGGCCGGATTGCGGTAGCCCCAGCGGAAGCTGTTCTGGTCGACGCCCGCGACCAGCTTGCCGCGCGCCTTGATCTTCTCGATCGTGGGGCCGTCCACCGAGGCCGCGCGCAGGCTCTTCTCGGGCGCCTCGCAGTCGGGTGCCTTCGCGGCGGCCTGCGCGGCCGTGCCGCCCGTGGCGGACACCTTCTCGCTGCCTCCGTCGGTGGGCAGCGGCAGCACCGCGACACCCGCCGTCAGGGCGACCGCGGCACCCAGCGCGACCAGGCCCAGCCGCCAGCCGCCGCGCAGGGTACGGGCGGCCGTACGCGAACCGCCCTGTCCCGCCCCGGTGTTCTCGGCACCGGACCGTGCACCGGTCTTCCTCATCGCGCTCCCTTCGGCCACCGCGTCGTCGTGCGCTTTCTGTGCACCCCGCGCGCCATCCGCACCTCGCGCGCCCTGTGCGCTCCGCGCGCCCTCTGCGCTCCGTGCGTCGTCCGCGCTCCGTGCGTCGCGTCCGCCCATCCCCCTCATCACCTGAACTCCGAAAGCCTGCGCCCGATGCCCAGCAGTGCCGCGCCCGCCGCGAGCACGGCCAGTACCGCCGCGCCGATCGCCAGGCCCGACAGGGCGCCCCGGCCGTCCTCGGCCGCCTCGGTGAACTCGCGCTGCTCCCAGTCCAGGGCCGCCGCCAGCGCCTGGTCGACCTTGCTGAAGGACTGGCCCGTCGAGTCGCTCGTGCCGATGACCTTCTCCAGCGCCGCGTCGTAGTCGCCCTGGTTGTCGGTCTCGCGGGCGTCCTTGTGCTGGTTCTTCCAGACCTTCACGCTGTCCGCGGCCTTCTGCACCGGGCCCTTGCCCCCGCCGTCGTCGGCCAGCCGCCCCGCACCGGCCAGCTGCTTCTCCAGGTCGGCCATGCCGGTCGTGTACTCCGCCTCGTACTTGTCGTCGCCCTTCGCGGTGGTGACCGCGCCGCGCGAGACCAGGGTGAGGTTCTCGTTCGCCCGCGCCTGCAGGGAGCTGATGCGGGCGTCGTTGAGGACCTTCAGCGATTCCTGTCCGTACGTCCGCGAGTCGTCGAGGCCCGCCGCCGCCACCGTGTGCCCGACCGCCAGCCACAGCAGGACGGCGGTGGAGGCGACCGTCGCACCGAGCAGACCGTGGTTGAGCACCCGGTTCGTACGGCGGTAGTTGCGCCGCTGCGCCCAGCCGAGGCCGCCGAGCGCCAGCACGCCGAGCGCGAGCGCCACGTACGGCCAGGCCGTCGCGTCGTCGTAGTCGCGGTAGAGGCGGTCCGTCTCCTCGTCGTACAGCTTCTTCGCGGCGGGCAGCAGCTGGGTCGTCATCTGGTCGTTCGCGTACCGCAGGTAGGCGCCGCCCAGCGGCAGTCCCTGGCGGTTGTTGGCGCGGGCCCGCTCGATGAGGCCGGTGTAGCGGGGGAGCGCCTGGTTGAGCTTGGCGATGTGCTGCCCCGAGGCGCTCGTGCCCGAGGTGTTCGCCGCGGCCTTGACCAGCAGGCGGGATGCCTCGGCGATGTCGTCGTTGTACTGCTTGATCACTGCGGGCGGCTCCTGCGCGCCCGCGAGGAATCCGCTGGCGGCGGCCGTGTCGGCGTCGGCGAGGGAGCGGTAGATGCTCGCCGCGTCCGCGGACAGCGGCTGGCTGCGCGTCACCACGTCGTCGGCGGCGGACTTGCGGTCGGCGACCTGCCAGGCGGTCACCGCCCCGAACGCGATCACCAGCACCGCCAGCACGGCCCCGATGATCCGCAGGCGGCCGGGCTCGGTCGTCGCGGCGGCACGCAGCTTGTCCCTGCCCTCGGCCCAGGCGCTGCGGCGGGCGGCGGGCGGTGGGTGGTGCGGTTGAAGCGGCCCGGGTGCGGCGGGCGCGGCGGGCGTCGGAGCCACGGCGGTCCCCCCTGGGCCGCCCATCGGCGGGTGTGCCACGAGACCTCCCCCTCGGTCGTGGACGGCTGGCCCGCCCTCCGGCGGGCACCCCTCCACATGAATACGTCGGAGAGATCCGTTTGGTTCCCGTACGGGACCCCTGGCGATCATTTCGCCCGGGTCCCGCGGTGCCCAATTCGCGCCAGGGACATGCCACTTAATGGCCGATCCTATGTGTCGCCGCCCCCCGGGGCCATGGGTGCCCTCACCGGGCCCGTGTCCTCCGCATTTCCCCCACCTCACCCCGCCCGCCCAACCCCCTTGGGCGGCGGGGCCTGCCCGTCTCCGCCTCGCCTCCGTGGGCGGCGGGGCCTTCGCCTAGCCTCCTTGGGCGGTGGGGCCGCCCCCCGGGGGGGGGGGGGGGGGGGGGGGGGGGGGCGGAACGGGCGGGCAAGGGGGCGGCCCCTCTCGCTCCGGGCCCACCCCGGAGCGCCCCCGCCCCACCCCCAGGGCCCGCACCCGTCAGAAGGCCCCGCCCCACCCCCGTACCCCTTACGCGTAGTGCCCGCGCACCACCCGGTGCGCGTCCACCGGAGCCCCCACCCGGTCCAGCCCCATCAGCGCGGCCCCCAGCACGGGAGCCACCTCCACCACCCTCACCACCGCCTTCGGCGCCCGCTCCGCCAGCAGCGAGCCGATCCGCTCGTCCAGCTCCGGATGCCGGGCCGCCAGCACACTCCCCCCGAGCAGCACCGGCGCCTCCTCCTCCAGCAGCCCCAGCCGCCCCAACGCCACGGAGGACAACGCGACCACCTCGTCCGCCAGCCGGTGCACCAGGGACCGGGCGATCGCATCACCCCCCGCACTCGCCGAAAACACCAGCGGAGCCGCCTCGTGCAGCCGCACCGCCGGAATGCGCCCCAGGTGGAGCGCCTCCACGAGGGCGTACATCGACTCCACCCCGTAGTGCGCGGGCAGTATCCGAGCCAGCGCCGTCGGAGCCCCCCGCCCGTCCTCCGCCCGCGACCCGAACCACATCGCCTCGTCCGCGAGCCCCCCGCCCCCGCCCCAGTCCCCGGAGATCTTCCCGATCGCCGGGAACCGGGCCGTGCGCCCGTCCGGGAGCATGCCGACGCAGTTGATGCCCGCCCCGCACACCACCGCGACCCCGCGCGGCTCGTCCACCCCGGCCCGCAGGATCGCGAAGGTGTCGTTGCGGACCTCGGTCGTACGGCCCCAGCCGCGCGCCTGCACCGCCGCCGCCAGCTCCCTCTCCTCGACCGGGAGATCCGCGTTGGCCAGGCAGGCCGACACGTGCTCGACGCCTGCGACGCCCGCCGCTGACATGGCCGTCGCGACCGCGCCCGCGAGCACGTCGACCGCCACCTGCACCCCTACCAGGGGTGGCTGGAAACCGCCGCCCCTGCCGGTGCCCAGGACCCGGCCGTCCGCACCGATCACGGCGACGTCCGTCTTGCTGTTGCCCGCGTCGATCGCGAGGACGCTGCCGTCCTCGACGCCACGGGTGGTGCTCACGCCCACGCCAGGTGCTCCCTGTTGTGCGCGATCAGCTTGTCGGTGAGCGCCTCCGCGTACTCGAACTGGCCCACCAGGGGATGCGCGAGCAGCGCCTTGAAGACGCGCTCCCTGCCGCCGTGCAGGGCGGCCTCCAGCGCGAGGTTCTCGTACGCCGTGACGCCTGCGACGAGACCCGCGTACATCGGGTCCAGCGGTGCCACCTTCAGAGGCGTCGGCCCGCTCGCGTCGATGCGCGCCTGCGTCTCGATGACCGCGTCGGCCGGGAGGAACGGGAGGGTGCCGTTGTTGTACGTGTTGACCACCTGCACAGGTGATCCGCCGCCGCCCAGCAGCCCGGACGCCAGGTCGACGGCCGCCTCCGAGTAGAAGGCGCCGCCGCGCTTGGCGAGCAGCTCCGGCTTCTCGTCGAGGGTGGGGTCGCCGTACAGGGCCAGCAACTCCTTCTCCATGGCCGCCACTTCGGCTGCCCGGGAGGGCTTCGTGCCCAGCTCCCGTACGACCTCGTCGTGCTGGTAGAAGTACCGCAGGTAGTACGAGGGAACGACGCCGAGGCGGTCCACGACGGCGCGCGGCATGTGCAGGTCGGCGGCGATGGTCTCGCCGTGTTCGGCGATCAGCTTCGGGAGGAGGTTCTCGCCGGTCGGGCCGCCGAGACGTACTCCCAGCTCCCACGTGAGGTGGTTGAGGCCCACGTGGTCGAGATGGACCTCGGCCGGAGCGACGTCGAGCAGCTTCGCGAACTTCCGCTGGAAGCCGATCGCCACGTTGCACAGACCGACCGCCTTGTGACCGGCCTGGAGCAGTGCGCGGGTGACGATGCCGACCGGGTTCGTGAAGTCGATGATCCACGCGTCGGGGTTGGCCCGACGCACGCGCTCGGCGATGTCGAGGACGACGGGGACGGTGCGCAGCGCCTTCGCGAGGCCGCCCGCGCCCGTCGTCTCCTGGCCGACGCAGCCGCACTCCAGCGGCCACGTCTCGTCCTGGTTGCGGGCCGCCTGGCCGCCCACGCGGAGCTGGAGCAGCACCGCGTCGGCGTCCGCGACGCCCGCGTCCAGGTCGGAGGTGGTGGTGATGGTGCCCGGGTGGCCCTGCTTGGCGAAGATCCGGCGGGCGAGTCCGCCCACCAGGTCCAGCCGGTCGGCCGCGGGGTCGATCAGGACCAGCTCGCTGATCGGGAGCGTGTCCCGCAGCCGGGCGAAGCCGTCGATCAACTCGGGTGTGTAGGTGGAGCCTCCACCGACTACTGCGAGCTTCATGAGTGTGATGACCTAGCCCTTCACTCCGGTCAGCGTGACACCCTCGACGAACGCCTTCTGGGCGAAGAAGAAGACGAGGATCACAGGGGCCATGACCAGTACGGTCGCGGCCATGGTCAGATTCCAGTTTGTCTGGTGCGCGCCCTTGAAGGACTCCAGGCCGTAACTCAGCGTCCACGCCGCCGGGTTCTCCGAGGCGTAGATCTGCGGGCCGAAGTAGTCGTTCCACAGGGCGAAGAACTGGAACAGGGCGATCGCCGCGATGCCGGGCTTGGCCATCGGCAGCACGATGCGGATCAGCGTGCGGAATTCGCCGCAGCCGTCCACCTTCGCCGCGTCCAGGTACTCGTTGGGAATGGTCAGCAGGAACTGCCGCAGCAGGAAGATGGAGAACGCGTCCCCGAAGGCGAGCGGGATGATCAGCGGCCACAGGGTGCCGGTGAGGTCCAGCTGCTTCGACCAGAACAGGTACATCGGGATGATGACGACCTGCTGCGGCAGCATCATCATCGAGATCACCAGCAGCAGCGACAGATTGCGGCCGCGGAAGCGGAACTTGGCGAGTGCGTACGCCACGGGGACCGACGAGATCACCGTGAGGACAGTGCCAAGACCGGCGTACAGCAGGCTGTTCTTCCACCAGGTGAGGAAGCCCGGTGTTTCGAAGACCTTGACGTAGTTGCCCCACTCCCAGGTGTGCGGCACCAGGTCGCTGGTGAGCGCCTGCGAGTCGCTCATCAGGGAGGTGAGGAAGAGG
It contains:
- a CDS encoding N-acetylglucosamine kinase; protein product: MSTTRGVEDGSVLAIDAGNSKTDVAVIGADGRVLGTGRGGGFQPPLVGVQVAVDVLAGAVATAMSAAGVAGVEHVSACLANADLPVEERELAAAVQARGWGRTTEVRNDTFAILRAGVDEPRGVAVVCGAGINCVGMLPDGRTARFPAIGKISGDWGGGGGLADEAMWFGSRAEDGRGAPTALARILPAHYGVESMYALVEALHLGRIPAVRLHEAAPLVFSASAGGDAIARSLVHRLADEVVALSSVALGRLGLLEEEAPVLLGGSVLAARHPELDERIGSLLAERAPKAVVRVVEVAPVLGAALMGLDRVGAPVDAHRVVRGHYA
- a CDS encoding 6-phospho-beta-glucosidase, whose translation is MKLAVVGGGSTYTPELIDGFARLRDTLPISELVLIDPAADRLDLVGGLARRIFAKQGHPGTITTTSDLDAGVADADAVLLQLRVGGQAARNQDETWPLECGCVGQETTGAGGLAKALRTVPVVLDIAERVRRANPDAWIIDFTNPVGIVTRALLQAGHKAVGLCNVAIGFQRKFAKLLDVAPAEVHLDHVGLNHLTWELGVRLGGPTGENLLPKLIAEHGETIAADLHMPRAVVDRLGVVPSYYLRYFYQHDEVVRELGTKPSRAAEVAAMEKELLALYGDPTLDEKPELLAKRGGAFYSEAAVDLASGLLGGGGSPVQVVNTYNNGTLPFLPADAVIETQARIDASGPTPLKVAPLDPMYAGLVAGVTAYENLALEAALHGGRERVFKALLAHPLVGQFEYAEALTDKLIAHNREHLAWA
- a CDS encoding carbohydrate ABC transporter permease, encoding MSTTTLERPVNTDAPTPAHRTARRKAALHWIGVHSLGIAAALFFVLPFVFLFLTSLMSDSQALTSDLVPHTWEWGNYVKVFETPGFLTWWKNSLLYAGLGTVLTVISSVPVAYALAKFRFRGRNLSLLLVISMMMLPQQVVIIPMYLFWSKQLDLTGTLWPLIIPLAFGDAFSIFLLRQFLLTIPNEYLDAAKVDGCGEFRTLIRIVLPMAKPGIAAIALFQFFALWNDYFGPQIYASENPAAWTLSYGLESFKGAHQTNWNLTMAATVLVMAPVILVFFFAQKAFVEGVTLTGVKG